A single Triticum dicoccoides isolate Atlit2015 ecotype Zavitan chromosome 2A, WEW_v2.0, whole genome shotgun sequence DNA region contains:
- the LOC119354058 gene encoding COMPASS-like H3K4 histone methylase component WDR5B, translating into MSSATQQQPPPAAPPYRPYRQVRAATPHARAISCVRFSPCGRLLATASLDGTVALLSPSSLAVIANLRGHTQGVSDLSWSTDSNYLCSASDDRTLRIWDIRSILPGPKPADPNADRCIRVLKGHTNFVFSANFNPQTSSQVASGGFDCTVRIWDVSSGRCIRAIDAHSEPVTSVHFIRDGSIIVSGSHDGSCKIWDAGTGSCLKTVIDDKKPAVSCSMFSPNGKFILVATLDDSLKLCNYATGKFLKVYSGHVNRVYCIQSAFSVRNGKYIVSGSEDKCVYIWDLQGKNILQKMEGHTDAVISVSCHPTENKIASGSLDNDKTVRLWVQDG; encoded by the exons ATGTCTTCGGCGACGCAGCAGCAGCCGCCACCGGCGGCGCCGCCGTACCGGCCATACCGGCAGGTGCGCGCGGCGACCCCGCACGCCCGCGCCATCTCCTGCGTGCGCTTCTCCCCCTGCGGGCGCCTCCTAGCGACGGCCTCCCTCGACGGCACGGTCGCCCTCCTCTCCCCGTCCTCGCTCGCCGTCATCGCCAACCTGCGCGGCCACACGCAGGGCGTCTCCGACCTGTCCTGGAGCACGGACTCGAATTACCTCTGCTCCGCGTCCGACGACCGCACCCTCCGCATCTGGGACATCCGCTCCATCCTCCCCGGCCCCAAGCCCGCCGACCCCAACGCCGATCGCTGCATCCGCGTGCTCAAGGGCCACACCAACTTCGTCTTCAGTGCCAACTTCAATCCGCAGACCAGCTCCCAGGTCGCCTCGGGGGGATTCGACTGCACCGTGCGCATCTGGGACGTCAGCAGCGGCCGCTGCATCCGCGCCATCGACGCGCACTCTGAGCCCGTCACCTCCGTCCACTTCATCCGGGACGGGTCGATCATTGTGTCGGGGAGCCATGATGGGAGCTGCAAGATTTGGGATGCGGGAACTGGCTCTTGTCTCAAGACAGTCATTGACGACAAGAAGCCAGCGGTTTCCTGCTCAATGTTCTCACCAAATGGCAAGTTCATCCTCGTCGCTACGCTCGATGACTCACTG AAACTATGCAACTATGCTACTGgcaagttcttgaaggtatatagtGGGCATGTGAACAGAGTATACTGCATCCAGTCTGCGTTTTCTGTCAGGAACGGGAAGTACATTGTTAGTGGGTCGGAAGATAAATGCGTATACATATGGGACCTCCAAGGGAAAAACATTCTTCAGAAAATGGAAGGCCATACCGACGCTGTCATCTCGGTGTCATGTCATCCAACAGAGAACAAAATTGCTTCTGGCAGCCTTGATAATGACAAGACTGTGAGACTCTGGGTCCAAGATGGCTGA